DNA sequence from the Bdellovibrionota bacterium genome:
GAATTGGCCGAAGTGCTTACGCTGATTCAGACCGGAAAGATTCGAAAGAAGATCCCGATCGTGATCTACGGCTCCGAGTATTGGAACAAGGTCATCAACTTCCATAAAATGGTGGAGTGGGGAACCCTGAGCCCGGAGGATTTGGACCTGTTCCGCATATGCGACACCCCCCAACAAGCTTTCGATTACTTGACCCAGGAATTGAAAAGACTTTACGTCAACAAAGGAGAGCAAGAATGACACGGCGGTTAGCATCGATCTTGCTGGCGGTGACTTTGTGGACCGGCGTTTCGTATGCAGAGGAGGGGGGGACGAACGCGGAATATTTGTGGACGAAGGAAACCACCGTCGAAACCTTTTTCGAAGCTCAAATGGGCTTCGGGCTGCTGGATGATCCGGGCTTTACCGGGGGACGGGGGACGCCGATCACGGACTTTTTCGGCGCCGCATATGCCTTTCTGCCGAATTTCGGCATGTCGATCGGGCTTCCTTTGGCCGGATCGCTCTCGTCCGGGGCCGACGATTATGGAATCGGCAATATCGTTTTGGGAGGCAAGGTTGTCATTCCGATGGAACGGCTCCGCTTTGCGTTGGGAATGGACATCGCGCTACCCACCGCGCAATCGAGCGCAGCCATTGGAATTTTTACCCGGCCTTACTCCTACTTCGTGGACGATCAATTCGCAATTTCTCCGTATGCCGCGGTGAGTTTTACTCGAGACCGGCTGACGCTGTCGGTGGACGCGGGGACCGATTTCCAGATTTATTCGACGGCGCCTGCGGGGGCGGGTGATTTCGAAGACGTGATCTTTTACGACGCCGCCGTGGCGATGGCTGTGTACGAGAATATTTGGACCACTGTGGAATTCGGGGGCTATTCGCGGGTGACGTACGACAACTTTCGCAACCAGTTTTTCGCCGGCCCCGGGATTCGATATCAGGACCACGAGCTTTCGCTCGGCTCCCACATCGCCGCTCCATTTCGATCCCCGGATAAGGACACGATCGACTTCCAGGTCATTTTTGATTTTCGCTTGCTATTCTAAGTTAACGCCGCCCCGCGTGACGACCCCAGAGGCTTCTGTTATATAGCGCGCCCATATGGCGAACTTTGAGTACCTCGAACTCCGCCCCGATTACCATCAGGCGATGGTCGCCTGGAGGGAGAAAAACTTCCCGGAATTTGCGTTATTGGAGAAGAACTGGTCGAAGCATTTCGGAAACCAGGTTCAGTTTCGTCTGGCCGCCAAAGTGGCGAAGCTCAAGAACGATGATATTGAGTTAGGCGAACTGCGGGGCCGGCCCAAATATGTAAATGCGGGAGAAATGGTCGGCAACATGTTCTATTCCGCCCGCGATATCATTCGCGCGCAATGTTCGACCGAGTTGGGGTCGATTCAACAGCACCGGTTGACGCTGGATGCGGCCATCTCGGACGAAGCCAAGTACGCCGTCCTGAGAATCATGGCGGAGGAACTTCGCCACGCGTACCAAATGTTTTGGGTGTTGGACCACGACGCCTCGTGGAACAAGCGCGGGCACAGCAATTCCGCGAAGGAAACGATGGAGGAGCTGCTGTTGATGGAGACCGGGAGCCACGTCCTCGATGCCTTTAACATTGAATTCAAAACGTTCTTGGACAACTCCGTATTCGCCACGATCATCGATTTGGTCGGAAAATATCAGCTCGAAATGCAGCGGATTTTCAGCTATGCGCCGATGGCGCAGAGCATGGTACCGATGCTGGTGGAAGAGAACTTCCACATGGCCTCGGGCCGAAACGTCGTTAAAGAATTCGCGTTAAAGGCGGCGGCGGGGACGGGGGAGCATTCCCTCGAAGATCTCCAGAAAACGCTTAATCAGTGGTTCGCCCGGGGTTTGGAAATGTTTGGAAGCGAAATCGGCGGCTATACGGCGGTTCATTTTGGATTCAAAGACAAGCCGAATGCGCAGGCCCAAGCGGAATACATCGACGAAGTGAAAGGGATCTTCGAAGACATTAACGTCGCTGTCGTGTGCCTGAAGCTCGATTCCACCGATCGCGAGGAGGCGCGCCGAATCGTCCGTGAAGTGGCGGCCCATGGTAATGCTCTTCAAGGCATTCGCCCCGAGGACATTTTGCACGTACCGAGCCCAAAATTTTTCCGCCGCCGCGGTTTGGAGGAATACACGTTCAGACCGTACGACGTTTTAGGAGAGCTTCTGACGGAGCGTGGGGCACCGATCAAAGCGGATCAATATCTAGAATATCTTCGAAAGGTTCTTCCGGCCACGTACCAAAAGACAAGAGACTTTAAGAATTTCGAAGCCGGGTATCGCGAGCGAGAAACGAGCGGCGGCCGACTTCAAGGGTTTTTTGTCTGAGCGTTCGCTCGCGATCTCAATTTCCAGAGAGTGTAACTTGGGATACGCCTTCCGCGGAACCCAGGTTGCACCTGCCGAAGAACGGCTGGATCCAAATTAAGATAAGTTCCTGAAATTATTAATATAGCGTTCTTATCAAGCAAGGCACGATACTTGCTCCACTACGCCCAGAGAGTGTTGTTATGAGAAGTGAAAACTTGATCGAAAGACAATTGAAAACTCTTCCCGCCCGGGTTTGGGCGTCATTACTCGGAATCGCCATTTTGATTTCGTACTCGGCGCATTTCAGCCTGATCGACAAGAAACCAATAGACTCGAACGCGAGGAGCATCGTCCGGGCCGAGCTGGCCAAAGCGGCGAACGCAGGAATCGATACTCCCGGTGTGAATTCGCTGGCGTCGCTTCGATTCCAGAGCGAAACCGCGGATCCGTCTTTGAATGCAGCGTACAACGTCGACCCGCATGTACGGTCCATTCTCCAATTGATTTTGCATCCGCGCGAAACACTCGCGACCAGCCGCAAATAATTACGATTTTGGGAGTATGATCCGGGGATTCGTATCGTCGTCCGGATAGGGTTCCGTGTGAATGATGACATCGCGAATGCCGTCGATGTGCGATTTGATTCGCATTTCCGCATTGTGGACGATGGCGTGGGCGGCGGCCGTGGTGGTCTCGGGCTCGATCTGAACGTGTAAATCCACGAAGATATTTCCGTGTCGTCCGCGAGTTCGGACTCGATGGCAGCTCAAAATCCCGGGGACATCCAAGACCAGCCGTTCGATCTCCCGCGGATCGACGAACGCTGCGTCCGAAAGATCGAGAACATTGTCGCTGACGACCTTGTAGGCGATATATGCAAAATAAATGGCGATTCCCAACGAAACCACAGGGTCGACCCATGCCCAGTCGAATCTGACGGCGATCAGCGTGACGACGACGGAGAGAGAAACCCAAAAATCACTGGCCGTGTGATACGCGTCCGCCGTCAATATGCTACTGCGGTATTCTCTTCCTTTTTTCCGTTCGTATTTCGACAGGCCCAAATTGACGGCCATGGTTACGAGCATGATCCCGAGGCCGGACGGGTGAAACTCGGGGTGCTCCAAATCGGTGAGTCGATGAATTGCGTTCTTCAGAATCTCCCAGCTGGTTAGGGCAATGAAACCGCCGATTCCCAACGCCGCGAGCGTCTCGTATTTGTGATGTCCGTAGTGATGGTCGTTGTCCGAAGGACGGACGGCGAAATGGACGGAAACGAGGCCCATGATGCTGGAGCCGGCATCCGTCAGCGAATGGGCCCCATCGGCGATCATCGACAACGTTCCGGTCATCAAGCCGTACGTGGCTTTAGCGGCGGAAACGACGATGTTCATAAAGAGAGCGATCCAGAGGATTCGCTTTACCTCTCGACCGTGATCGATCATACCGATGGGGCGGAAGGAGACGGCAGAGTCGAACGGGACGCAACCGCATCTTTTTCAGCGGAAGTTTCGTCATCTACGGCGGCCAAACGAGCGAAAGCCTCCTTCAATTTCCACTGTTGTTGGGAGTCCAGTTGATTCACGTTCGATTCAATTCTTGCCCAAGTCGCCGGGTCGGTTTTTCGCTTCCACATGGCCGTGAATCGACCCCAGTCGTTCATTCGCGCGCACAAAATAAGCTGGTTCGCGTTTACGCGCGTGTACCGCGTCTCCGGCGAGTTATCGAGGTGAAGGCCCAGTTCACCGTTTTGGTATGCGATCAGCTCCATGCGACGCCCAATTTGTCAGAACAAAACCTTCGCCGCAACAAAGACTTGATCGTCGTTCGAAACGAGGCCGAAGAGGGAATCGGCGTCCCCGCCCCAGACGTTTCCTCCCAGAGCCAGCTCCCAGGTGGCGGTTGGGCGGTAGATCAACCGAGGTCGGATCAGGTAGGCCGCCTGATTGAGAACGGTCGTTCCCTTCAGTTCAATCGTCCAAGTACGGGCGTCGAAATTAAGAACGGCGGCGGGCGAAAGCATGTACTGGCTCCGATCGCGGAGAAAAAAGTCGGGCGATGAATCCCCTAGAACGCGGTCCTGAGAAAATTCCAACGTGAATAGCTGCCTGAGCTCCCAATCGTAGTCGACGCCGGCGGACCAAATGAGGGATGAGTCGCGCAGTCGGTTGAGCTGGGAGTCATAGTAGGTGGCTTCGTGCTGGTACAAGGCCTCCCCCTTTAGAGTGAATCCATTGTCGAGAACGGCGCGAACCGTTGCGCCGACCAAATGATCCCGAGGAAACGTGGAAATCACGCTTGAGCTCGAAGGCGATGCCGTGGAGGCTGGAATGAGGCCGGAAAGCCCGCCCGGGAAATCGGTGGAAGGGAGAGTCTCGCGCTTGTTCAAATATAGGACGCCGACATCGATCTTGTTGCAACTCCAGCCGATCCGGAGACCGCCTTCTCCTGTCAGAGGATTATCGTCGGGATATTGAAGATTGAGAGCGTTATTCTGCACGTCTTCCTCCGATCCGTCGTCGATTTGGGCGCCGGCGTCGACAAAAGGGATTCCGAACAGTCCGGCAAGAGAAGGGCGATAGATCGCGGCGTCCCATCCAAACAAAAAGAAACGCGAGGAGCGAAAAAACGGTTGGTAGATTCCTTCGAACGTGACCGAACCGCTGTTTACGATCGATCGAAATAGGAGCACCGGAAGATAGGTGTCTTCGACTTCGGGGTCGATCAGCAGCCGGAGGTCCCGGGGATTGATGGCGTCCGTGGGACTCACGTATTCCATCACTCCCCATCGAACGACACGTTGCCCCGCTTCGATCGAGAAAGTGTGAGATGCCCAACGAACGTAAGCTTCGTAGAGATCGGCGTCGTACGATTGCTTGGTGTCGTTCGGATCCGCCAGCTGGTGACGGAGCAGGAACGATATCGTACCGCTCCACTCCTCTGCCGAGGCACGCCCCTCGGCAAACAACCGAAGCTCTTGCTGGTAGAGAT
Encoded proteins:
- a CDS encoding transporter translates to MTRRLASILLAVTLWTGVSYAEEGGTNAEYLWTKETTVETFFEAQMGFGLLDDPGFTGGRGTPITDFFGAAYAFLPNFGMSIGLPLAGSLSSGADDYGIGNIVLGGKVVIPMERLRFALGMDIALPTAQSSAAIGIFTRPYSYFVDDQFAISPYAAVSFTRDRLTLSVDAGTDFQIYSTAPAGAGDFEDVIFYDAAVAMAVYENIWTTVEFGGYSRVTYDNFRNQFFAGPGIRYQDHELSLGSHIAAPFRSPDKDTIDFQVIFDFRLLF
- a CDS encoding Phenylacetic acid catabolic protein, whose amino-acid sequence is MANFEYLELRPDYHQAMVAWREKNFPEFALLEKNWSKHFGNQVQFRLAAKVAKLKNDDIELGELRGRPKYVNAGEMVGNMFYSARDIIRAQCSTELGSIQQHRLTLDAAISDEAKYAVLRIMAEELRHAYQMFWVLDHDASWNKRGHSNSAKETMEELLLMETGSHVLDAFNIEFKTFLDNSVFATIIDLVGKYQLEMQRIFSYAPMAQSMVPMLVEENFHMASGRNVVKEFALKAAAGTGEHSLEDLQKTLNQWFARGLEMFGSEIGGYTAVHFGFKDKPNAQAQAEYIDEVKGIFEDINVAVVCLKLDSTDREEARRIVREVAAHGNALQGIRPEDILHVPSPKFFRRRGLEEYTFRPYDVLGELLTERGAPIKADQYLEYLRKVLPATYQKTRDFKNFEAGYRERETSGGRLQGFFV
- a CDS encoding cation diffusion facilitator family transporter, yielding MIDHGREVKRILWIALFMNIVVSAAKATYGLMTGTLSMIADGAHSLTDAGSSIMGLVSVHFAVRPSDNDHHYGHHKYETLAALGIGGFIALTSWEILKNAIHRLTDLEHPEFHPSGLGIMLVTMAVNLGLSKYERKKGREYRSSILTADAYHTASDFWVSLSVVVTLIAVRFDWAWVDPVVSLGIAIYFAYIAYKVVSDNVLDLSDAAFVDPREIERLVLDVPGILSCHRVRTRGRHGNIFVDLHVQIEPETTTAAAHAIVHNAEMRIKSHIDGIRDVIIHTEPYPDDDTNPRIILPKS
- a CDS encoding DUF1302 family protein, translating into MDASVRGNARGIFAADTEKDDDVEHLYQQELRLFAEGRASAEEWSGTISFLLRHQLADPNDTKQSYDADLYEAYVRWASHTFSIEAGQRVVRWGVMEYVSPTDAINPRDLRLLIDPEVEDTYLPVLLFRSIVNSGSVTFEGIYQPFFRSSRFFLFGWDAAIYRPSLAGLFGIPFVDAGAQIDDGSEEDVQNNALNLQYPDDNPLTGEGGLRIGWSCNKIDVGVLYLNKRETLPSTDFPGGLSGLIPASTASPSSSSVISTFPRDHLVGATVRAVLDNGFTLKGEALYQHEATYYDSQLNRLRDSSLIWSAGVDYDWELRQLFTLEFSQDRVLGDSSPDFFLRDRSQYMLSPAAVLNFDARTWTIELKGTTVLNQAAYLIRPRLIYRPTATWELALGGNVWGGDADSLFGLVSNDDQVFVAAKVLF